One Mercenaria mercenaria strain notata chromosome 12, MADL_Memer_1, whole genome shotgun sequence DNA segment encodes these proteins:
- the LOC123531003 gene encoding uncharacterized protein LOC123531003 — protein MNQNAHPSENVVTSVLRNTDTNVLRNTDTSIESAFQLLANTLQEGFNLPKPELLRFSGSTLEYCKFVNNFETNIDCKVRDDRLRLSYLIQYCDGEAKSAIEDCVLLSPSEGYKRARDILYSRYGRPHNIARTYVDKIVNGHSLKASDTNGLSDLALEMRKCEITLSQLGFKSDIDNTDNLRRIVRRLPMHVRGKWVDIAHSITESGREPGFSDLVKFVEEKARIATSLYGLDLANEKSHGKIVEDRTFKSKPSPAPRRNNAVSFATNSAVNNSMYKPSRKCYCCSGSCKDLASCTKFTAMNLNDREQFVKKTDFVSIV, from the coding sequence ATGAATCAGAATGCACATCCATCTGAGAATGTAGTCACGAGCGTTTTGAGAAATACAGACACTAATGTTTTGAGAAATACAGACACTAGCATAGAATCAGCTTTTCAGTTGCTGGCAAATACGTTACAAGAAGGATTCAACTTACCAAAGCCGGAGCTCCTGAGATTCAGCGGTTCAACATTGGAATACTGCAAATTTGTGAataactttgaaacaaacattgactGTAAAGTTCGTGACGACAGGTTACGACTTAGTTACTTGATACAATACTGTGACGGAGAGGCAAAGAGTGCAATAGAAGACTGTGTACTACTGAGTCCAAGTGAAGGTTATAAACGAGCAAGAGACATTTTGTACTCACGGTACGGTAGGCCACATAACATTGCTAGAACTTATGTAGATAAAATTGTTAATGGTCATTCCTTAAAGGCGTCTGACACTAATGGTCTTTCAGATTTAGCACTTGAGatgagaaaatgtgaaattacTTTGTCTCAGTTAGGATTTAAGTCAGATATAGATAACACAGACAACTTACGTCGCATTGTTAGACGTTTGCCTATGCACGTCCGCGGTAAATGGGTAGATATTGCACACTCAATTACTGAGTCTGGTAGGGAACCGGGCTTTTCAGATCTAGTGAAATTTGTAGAAGAAAAGGCTCGAATCGCCACTTCCCTATATGGCCTTGACCTTGCAAATGAGAAGAGTCATGGTAAGATTGTTGAAGATCGAACCTTTAAGTCAAAGCCAAGTCCTGCACCTCGTAGAAATAATGCTGTCAGTTTTGCTACGAATAGTGCAGTAAACAATTCTATGTATAAGCCGTCACGTAAGTGCTATTGTTGTTCAGGTAGTTGTAAAGATTTAGCTTCATGTACGAAATTTACAGCCATGAATTTAAATGACAGGgaacagtttgtaaaaaaaacagactttgtttcaattgtttaa